From a region of the Lactuca sativa cultivar Salinas chromosome 4, Lsat_Salinas_v11, whole genome shotgun sequence genome:
- the LOC111894998 gene encoding protein NUCLEAR FUSION DEFECTIVE 6, mitochondrial isoform X2, with protein sequence MATAVAARSVFRSASTFTTVGRAASRISAGAKPNATSSARSPFRLPSQNPLSHRIFRSPVEMSCVSIESMLPFHTATASALLTSMLSAAPRTCGWTLEGL encoded by the exons ATGGCAACAGCCGTCGCAGCTAGGTCCGTCTTCCGCTCCGCCTCCACCTTCACCACCGTTGGCAGGGCGGCTTCTAGAATCTCCGCTGGCGCCAAACCCAATGCGACGTCGTCAGCACGCTCTCCCTTCCGTCTCCCCTCTCAAAACCCCCTTTCCCATCGCATTTTCAG GTCACCGGTTGAGATGAGCTGCGTGTCTATTGAATCAATGCTTCCATTCCACACAGCTACTGCCTCTGCATTGCTGACATCTATGCTTTCAGCTGCTCCAAGGACCTGTGGTTGGACCCTTGAAG GGCTGTGA
- the LOC111894998 gene encoding protein NUCLEAR FUSION DEFECTIVE 6, mitochondrial isoform X3 yields the protein MATAVAARSVFRSASTFTTVGRAASRISAGAKPNATSSARSPFRLPSQNPLSHRIFRSPVEMSCVSIESMLPFHTATASALLTSMLSAAPRTCGWTLEDG from the exons ATGGCAACAGCCGTCGCAGCTAGGTCCGTCTTCCGCTCCGCCTCCACCTTCACCACCGTTGGCAGGGCGGCTTCTAGAATCTCCGCTGGCGCCAAACCCAATGCGACGTCGTCAGCACGCTCTCCCTTCCGTCTCCCCTCTCAAAACCCCCTTTCCCATCGCATTTTCAG GTCACCGGTTGAGATGAGCTGCGTGTCTATTGAATCAATGCTTCCATTCCACACAGCTACTGCCTCTGCATTGCTGACATCTATGCTTTCAGCTGCTCCAAGGACCTGTGGTTGGACCCTTGAAG ATGGATGA
- the LOC111894987 gene encoding uncharacterized protein LOC111894987 has protein sequence MEETTWEQRHHALTHILTHHTTTPSLHAQFFIATQIPCYLDWEYPPILCPKHHEFRWALSLFMKRVSVKKASWRSKCPYQLPQPLVLAKGVEEPKWGEEDKIEYVKKRLRRKRLGNYINPWIPILLPNLVVMSFLFWDPYQTP, from the coding sequence ATGGAAGAAACGACATGGGAACAAAGACACCATGCCCTAACTCACATCCTAACTCACCATACAACCACCCCATCTCTCCATGCCCAATTCTTCATCGCCACACAAATCCCATGTTACCTCGATTGGGAATACCCTCCAATCCTGTGCCCTAAACACCATGAATTCCGATGGGCTTTAAGTCTTTTCATGAAAAGGGTATCGGTGAAGAAAGCATCTTGGAGGTCAAAGTGCCCTTATCAATTACCCCAACCCTTGGTGCTTGCGAAAGGCGTAGAAGAACCAAAATGGGGTGAAGAAGATAAGATAGAGTATGTGAAGAAGAGACTTAGAAGGAAAAGGTTAGGGAATTATATCAACCCTTGGATTCCAATCTTGTTGCCTAATCTTGTCGTCATGTCTTTTTTGTTTTGGGACCCTTATCAGACTCCATAA
- the LOC111894995 gene encoding pentatricopeptide repeat-containing protein At5g46100 yields the protein MAMRSKAIIKWPKQVTTSLVEQLIKAERNVEKAVIVFDSASAEYANGFRHDHTTYSLIISKLLSVNQFTRAEDFIDRMTKESCKVTEDILLSICRAYGRVHKPHDVMRIFQKISEPTLKAYVTVFSILVDENQLKVAFKFYRYMRQLGFPPNLPSLNVLIKALSKNISTIDSAINIFREMPKHGCTPDTYTYGTLINGLCKLSKIKEAKELFKEMETKGCSPSVVTYTSLIHGLAQNNLDEALALFQEMEAKTITPNVYTYSSIINGLCKNGRSLEAMEILEGMIVKRHKPNMVTYSTLLHGLCKEKKIRESLEIFDRMKVHGLKPDAGLYWKMIEVFCDDGKFDKAANFLDEMVFEGIPIKRVTWGVHVKIHNTVVRGLCRGNDGNRGFQAYCRMRGKGICVDVETFEVLVGFYCEKRDLEKAIRVFDDMVVDGCVLEEDTWSDLVCRVLGKQNVQEAVELMSKLVVFGNQV from the coding sequence ATGGCGATGAGAAGCAAAGCAATTATCAAATGGCcaaaacaagtaacaacatctcTAGTTGAACAACTGATTAAAGCTGAACGGAATGTAGAAAAAGCTGTCATCGTTTTTGATTCTGCATCAGCAGAGTACGCTAATGGCTTCCGCCATGACCACACCACTTACTCCCTCATCATCTCCAAGCTCTTATCTGTCAATCAGTTCACAAGAGCAGAAGATTTCATCGACAGAATGACAAAAGAATCCTGTAAAGTCACCGAAGACATACTTTTATCAATATGCAGAGCTTATGGACGCGTCCATAAACCTCATGATGTCATGAGAATTTTCCAGAAGATATCTGAACCCACATTGAAAGCTTACGTCACTGTCTTCTCCATTCTCGTTGATGAAAACCAGTTGAAAGTCGCCTTCAAGTTCTACAGGTACATGAGACAGTTAGGCTTCCCTCCAAATCTCCCTTCACTTAATGTCTTAATCAAAGCTCTTTCCAAGAACATCTCCACCATTGATTCAGCCATTAACATCTTTCGTGAGATGCCCAAACATGGGTGTACCCCAGATACATACACATACGGGACTTTAATCAATGGGTTATGTAAATTATCAAAAATTAAAGAAGCCAAAGAGCTTTTTAAAGAAATGGAAACAAAAGGTTGTTCTCCAAGTGTTGTCACCTACACTAGCTTAATCCATGGATTAGCCCAAAACAATTTAGATGAAGCTTTGGCTCTTTTTCAAGAAATGGAAGCTAAAACTATAACCCCTAATGTATACACCTACAGCTCTATTATAAATGGGCTATGTAAGAATGGGCGTAGTTTGGAGGCTATGGAGATTTTGGAGGGTATGATTGTCAAACGACATAAACCCAACATGGTAACTTATAGCACTTTACTTCATGGATTATGTAAAGAGAAAAAGATTCGGGAATCTTTGGAGATATTTGATAGGATGAAGGTTCATGGGTTGAAACCAGATGCAGGATTGTATTGGAAGATGATTGAGGTGTTTTGTGATGATGGGAAGTTTGATAAAGCTGCAAACTTTCTTGATGAAATGGTGTTTGAAGGGATTCCTATAAAGAGAGTGACTTGGGGTGTTCATGTTAAGATACATAATACTGTGGTGAGAGGTCTTTGTAGGGGTAATGATGGAAATAGAGGGTTTCAAGCTTATTGTAGGATGCGAGGTAAGGGGATTTGTGTTGATGTTGAAACTTTTGAGGTTCTTGTTGGTTTCTATTGTGAGAAACGTGATCTTGAGAAGGCGATTAGGGTTTTTGATGACATGGTTGTTGATGGATGTGTTCTTGAAGAAGATACATGGAGTGATTTGGTTTGTAGAGTTTTGGGGAAACAAAATGTGCAAGAAGCTGTTGAATTGATGAGTAAACTTGTTGTGTTTGGAAATCAAGTTTGA
- the LOC111894998 gene encoding protein NUCLEAR FUSION DEFECTIVE 6, mitochondrial isoform X1, with translation MATAVAARSVFRSASTFTTVGRAASRISAGAKPNATSSARSPFRLPSQNPLSHRIFRSPVEMSCVSIESMLPFHTATASALLTSMLSAAPRTCGWTLEDMNDDV, from the exons ATGGCAACAGCCGTCGCAGCTAGGTCCGTCTTCCGCTCCGCCTCCACCTTCACCACCGTTGGCAGGGCGGCTTCTAGAATCTCCGCTGGCGCCAAACCCAATGCGACGTCGTCAGCACGCTCTCCCTTCCGTCTCCCCTCTCAAAACCCCCTTTCCCATCGCATTTTCAG GTCACCGGTTGAGATGAGCTGCGTGTCTATTGAATCAATGCTTCCATTCCACACAGCTACTGCCTCTGCATTGCTGACATCTATGCTTTCAGCTGCTCCAAGGACCTGTGGTTGGACCCTTGAAG ATATGAACGACGATGTATGA